One window of Candidatus Microthrix subdominans genomic DNA carries:
- a CDS encoding cupin domain-containing protein translates to MKLITLDNAPDYDPERLVAQPFLDGTQLNARVIRLSPGQVLPPHTHGVSELMLYAAEGEGLLESDHGPVRFRTGCLVLLSGDEELRISNPGDTGLTLLAFLAPPFRPPPTPDPRRTARRGPG, encoded by the coding sequence ATGAAGCTGATCACCCTCGACAACGCTCCTGATTACGACCCCGAGCGCCTGGTGGCTCAGCCGTTCCTCGACGGTACGCAGCTGAACGCCCGGGTGATTCGCCTGAGCCCCGGCCAGGTGCTGCCGCCCCACACCCATGGGGTCTCCGAGCTGATGCTCTATGCCGCCGAGGGCGAGGGCCTCTTGGAGTCCGACCATGGGCCGGTGCGCTTTCGCACCGGATGCCTCGTCCTGCTCAGCGGCGACGAGGAACTGCGCATCTCCAACCCGGGCGACACCGGCCTGACGTTGCTGGCCTTCCTGGCGCCTCCTTTCCGCCCCCCACCGACACCTGATCCTCGCCGCACGGCCCGCCGAGGGCCCGGTTGA
- a CDS encoding SDR family oxidoreductase, translating into MTDDTAETTGRDRPLEGQVCLIVGAGEGIGRACAQAFAEAGAVVALVARDEGRLSTLADEVGAAFGGRAIPIVADLGQPEADQTIVERVLAQTGRIDSVIAVATRAGRGALVDVDLAQLREAFEVNVIGTLGVSRCAARAMRSAGRGGSIVHVSTLGTHSLPEKQAPYTATKAAMVSASMTMAKELGPAGIRVNVVTPGYVNGPPLETLFASIAEREGIEAADASRRMAATAALRRHVDPVDIAQAALFLAGPGANNITGVELRVDAGQLIQG; encoded by the coding sequence ATGACCGACGACACTGCCGAGACCACCGGCCGGGACCGGCCCCTCGAGGGCCAGGTGTGCCTGATCGTCGGCGCAGGCGAAGGCATTGGCCGGGCGTGCGCACAGGCCTTCGCCGAGGCCGGCGCCGTCGTGGCCCTGGTCGCACGCGACGAGGGCCGGCTGAGCACCCTGGCCGACGAGGTCGGGGCTGCGTTCGGCGGCCGAGCCATTCCGATCGTCGCCGACCTGGGACAACCGGAAGCCGACCAGACGATCGTGGAGCGGGTTCTCGCCCAGACCGGCCGGATCGATTCGGTCATCGCCGTGGCGACCAGGGCCGGACGAGGGGCACTGGTCGACGTCGACCTCGCTCAGCTGAGGGAGGCCTTCGAGGTGAACGTGATCGGCACCCTCGGCGTCAGCCGCTGCGCCGCCCGGGCGATGCGCTCGGCCGGTCGTGGCGGCTCGATCGTGCACGTTTCCACCTTGGGCACCCATTCGCTGCCCGAGAAGCAGGCCCCGTACACGGCCACCAAGGCGGCGATGGTGTCGGCGTCGATGACGATGGCCAAAGAACTGGGTCCGGCTGGCATCCGGGTGAACGTCGTGACCCCGGGGTACGTCAACGGTCCACCACTCGAGACCTTGTTTGCGTCGATCGCCGAGCGGGAAGGCATCGAAGCCGCCGACGCCTCCCGCCGGATGGCCGCCACCGCCGCGCTGCGCCGCCACGTCGACCCGGTCGACATCGCGCAGGCCGCGCTGTTTCTGGCAGGGCCGGGGGCAAACAACATCACCGGCGTGGAGCTGCGGGTCGACGCCGGCCAACTCATCCAGGGATAG
- a CDS encoding nucleoside deaminase has translation MNEADLTHLRRCVDLAAEAVEHGDQPFGSVLVSGDGTVLAERRNRIVTTGDLTAHPELALAGWASQHLDPSERAAATMYTSGEHCTMCAAAHVRVGIGRLVYVLSAPMIAELVEPDVKIGLRVTDIVAASNVDVTVDGPCDELVPEASALFVRA, from the coding sequence ATGAACGAAGCCGACCTCACCCACCTGCGTCGCTGCGTGGACCTCGCCGCCGAGGCGGTTGAGCACGGCGACCAGCCGTTTGGCTCGGTGTTGGTCTCGGGCGACGGAACCGTGCTGGCCGAGCGACGCAACCGGATCGTCACCACCGGCGACCTCACCGCCCACCCCGAGCTGGCGCTCGCAGGATGGGCGTCCCAACACCTCGACCCATCCGAGCGGGCCGCTGCGACGATGTACACCAGCGGCGAGCACTGCACGATGTGCGCCGCCGCCCACGTGCGGGTGGGGATCGGCCGGCTGGTCTATGTGCTGTCGGCGCCGATGATCGCCGAGCTGGTCGAGCCGGACGTCAAAATCGGGCTGCGGGTGACCGACATCGTCGCCGCCTCCAACGTGGACGTCACCGTCGATGGTCCCTGCGACGAGCTGGTGCCGGAGGCCTCGGCGCTGTTCGTCCGGGCCTGA
- a CDS encoding SDR family NAD(P)-dependent oxidoreductase, whose product MRTHQTSLTGRRVLITGAARGIGAALAERLHERGARVALAGLEPDLLAQAAAKAGAPWWHCDVADRASVEAAVDAAVGELGGLDVVVANAGIAAQLPLVGGDPEVFEQINRVNVLGAYYTLRAAGPHISHPNGYAVAVSSLGAAVSVPLMGAYSASKAAVEALGNTLRAELAPSGARVGVAYFAELDTDMTSRGFGTEAAKSIFGDGTVTKVTDLEVGINALERGIARRSRRIVAPWWVGAVLPVRSIAQPVVDRALRAKVAGVLAIARDERVELTTPQGKQAEGERA is encoded by the coding sequence ATGCGCACTCATCAAACTTCGCTCACCGGACGTCGGGTTCTGATCACCGGGGCGGCGCGGGGGATCGGCGCCGCATTGGCCGAACGTCTCCACGAGCGGGGCGCCCGGGTGGCGCTCGCCGGGCTTGAGCCCGACCTGTTGGCCCAAGCAGCTGCCAAGGCGGGAGCGCCCTGGTGGCACTGCGACGTCGCCGATCGGGCCAGCGTCGAGGCGGCGGTCGATGCAGCGGTCGGCGAGCTGGGCGGATTGGACGTGGTCGTGGCCAACGCCGGCATCGCCGCCCAGCTGCCCCTGGTCGGCGGTGATCCTGAGGTATTCGAGCAGATCAACCGGGTCAACGTGCTCGGCGCCTACTACACCCTCCGCGCCGCCGGACCGCACATCTCCCACCCCAACGGCTATGCCGTGGCGGTGTCGTCGCTGGGTGCTGCGGTCAGCGTGCCGCTGATGGGCGCCTACTCGGCATCGAAGGCGGCGGTTGAGGCGCTGGGCAACACGCTGCGCGCCGAGCTGGCACCCAGCGGGGCCCGGGTCGGTGTCGCCTACTTCGCCGAGCTGGACACCGACATGACCAGCCGTGGGTTCGGCACCGAGGCGGCCAAGTCGATCTTTGGTGATGGCACGGTCACCAAGGTGACCGACCTGGAGGTCGGGATCAACGCGTTGGAGCGGGGCATCGCCCGGCGGTCGCGGCGCATCGTCGCCCCGTGGTGGGTTGGTGCGGTGCTGCCGGTTCGTTCGATCGCCCAGCCGGTGGTCGATCGGGCGCTGCGCGCCAAGGTGGCCGGGGTGCTGGCGATCGCCCGTGACGAACGGGTGGAGCTGACCACGCCCCAAGGGAAGCAGGCGGAGGGGGAACGGGCATGA
- a CDS encoding 6,7-dimethyl-8-ribityllumazine synthase: MTSATGTRTTPTVAFVQSSWHADLVDGARRGFLEVASAGVAEVETFELPGAFEIPLHAKLLAETGRFDAIVAAGLVVDGGIYRHEFVADAVIGGLMRVQLDTGVPVFSCVLTPHEFHEHDAHQRFFAEHLVAKGREAAHACLATLEARRDLLGTD; this comes from the coding sequence ATGACCTCAGCGACCGGAACCCGGACCACGCCCACCGTGGCCTTCGTCCAATCGAGTTGGCATGCCGACCTGGTCGACGGCGCCCGACGAGGTTTTCTTGAGGTCGCCTCGGCAGGCGTCGCCGAGGTGGAGACCTTCGAGCTGCCCGGGGCCTTCGAGATCCCGCTCCACGCCAAGCTGCTCGCCGAGACCGGTCGATTCGACGCCATCGTGGCCGCCGGTTTGGTCGTCGACGGGGGCATCTACCGTCACGAGTTCGTCGCCGACGCCGTCATCGGCGGGTTGATGAGGGTGCAACTCGACACCGGAGTGCCAGTGTTCTCCTGCGTCCTCACGCCCCACGAGTTTCATGAACACGACGCGCACCAGCGGTTCTTCGCCGAGCACCTCGTCGCCAAGGGTCGGGAGGCCGCCCACGCTTGCCTGGCCACGCTGGAGGCGCGCCGCGACCTGCTCGGCACCGACTGA
- a CDS encoding GerMN domain-containing protein has translation MASPTLVYFEKNENIGTAGRPGVPATLEGAIAALLQGPDDFETDIGMATAIPEATTLLGVSVSGGTAVVDLSEAFQSGGGSLSMQLRVAQVVFTATQFDEVQRVTIKLDGQDVDAIGGEGVPAVDLDRTDFTNVTPAVLVESPTPGASVASPLKVSGIANTFEAVVSYTIADGDGLIVDEGVTNASAGTGTWGDFEFTSTFGATKPGIGEVIAYQESAKDGSQIDVYSVPVRFGESTPSTPEPHRPPSPRLREKNPSLWRRRCRRSSPAEAHFPAQAGTPMAR, from the coding sequence GTGGCTTCGCCAACCCTGGTCTACTTCGAGAAGAACGAAAACATCGGGACCGCCGGCAGGCCCGGCGTCCCGGCCACGCTGGAAGGCGCGATCGCCGCCCTGCTCCAAGGCCCCGACGACTTCGAGACCGACATCGGCATGGCTACTGCTATCCCGGAGGCCACCACGCTGCTCGGGGTGTCGGTGTCGGGCGGCACCGCCGTCGTCGACCTCTCCGAAGCCTTCCAGTCGGGCGGTGGCAGCCTGTCGATGCAACTTCGGGTTGCCCAGGTGGTCTTCACCGCCACGCAGTTCGATGAGGTGCAACGGGTGACGATCAAGCTGGACGGCCAGGACGTCGACGCCATCGGGGGCGAAGGGGTGCCAGCAGTCGACCTCGACCGCACCGACTTCACCAACGTCACGCCGGCCGTACTGGTGGAATCACCAACCCCGGGGGCATCGGTGGCATCGCCCCTGAAGGTCTCGGGAATCGCCAACACGTTCGAGGCGGTCGTGAGCTACACGATCGCCGACGGCGACGGCCTCATCGTGGACGAGGGTGTCACCAACGCAAGCGCCGGTACCGGCACTTGGGGCGACTTCGAGTTCACCTCGACCTTCGGGGCCACCAAGCCGGGTATCGGCGAGGTCATCGCCTACCAGGAGAGCGCGAAGGACGGCAGCCAGATCGACGTCTACTCGGTACCGGTTCGGTTTGGGGAGTCCACCCCATCGACCCCCGAGCCCCATCGACCCCCGAGCCCCCGTCTTCGGGAGAAGAACCCATCGCTGTGGCGCCGCCGGTGCCGCCGGTCTTCACCGGCTGAGGCTCACTTCCCGGCACAAGCGGGAACGCCCATGGCAAGGTGA
- a CDS encoding hexameric tyrosine-coordinated heme protein translates to MALVPDNTLITATPEEGRELAIMMARKTIGAIQTDADVRAGLRPLYANDPNSLTAAGHVVAIEFATVAAANNYWRD, encoded by the coding sequence ATGGCACTCGTGCCCGACAACACCCTGATCACCGCCACCCCCGAAGAGGGCCGTGAGCTGGCGATCATGATGGCCCGCAAGACGATCGGTGCCATCCAGACCGATGCGGACGTACGCGCCGGCCTGCGGCCGCTGTACGCCAACGATCCCAACTCGTTGACCGCCGCCGGGCACGTGGTGGCGATCGAGTTCGCCACCGTGGCAGCGGCCAACAACTACTGGCGCGACTGA
- a CDS encoding TetR/AcrR family transcriptional regulator yields MSVEAGTGSLVNPAPSTAIGATAASLPRGRHDLTRDQVAQSQRLRLAVAMAEACVGRGYSDTPVAAVLELAGVSRQTFYALYANKLECFLEALDLVGEVIIARMGAALLAPERPPLDRAIDAFDRYLEVIADHPAFARLYVVEVHAAGPDALVRRAELQATVIDALADLLGKQDPDGRFACEAFVAGVSALVTLPLATGDVDSIAALRSPLVGRLRALAAEL; encoded by the coding sequence GTGAGCGTCGAAGCGGGCACCGGGTCATTGGTCAACCCGGCCCCTTCCACGGCCATCGGCGCCACAGCGGCGTCGTTGCCTCGGGGCCGCCACGACCTCACCCGCGATCAGGTCGCGCAGTCCCAGCGGTTGCGGCTGGCGGTCGCCATGGCCGAGGCGTGCGTCGGGCGTGGCTACTCCGACACCCCGGTCGCAGCCGTGCTCGAGCTTGCCGGCGTGTCACGCCAGACGTTCTACGCGCTGTACGCCAACAAGCTGGAGTGCTTCCTCGAGGCGCTCGACCTGGTTGGCGAGGTGATCATCGCCCGAATGGGTGCCGCACTGCTCGCCCCGGAGCGGCCACCGCTCGATCGGGCGATCGACGCATTCGACCGGTACCTGGAGGTGATCGCCGATCACCCGGCCTTCGCCCGGCTCTACGTCGTCGAGGTTCACGCCGCCGGGCCCGATGCGCTCGTTCGGCGGGCGGAACTTCAGGCAACGGTCATCGACGCGCTCGCCGACCTGCTCGGCAAACAGGATCCGGACGGCAGGTTTGCGTGTGAGGCCTTCGTCGCAGGCGTGTCCGCGCTGGTGACCCTCCCGCTGGCCACCGGCGACGTCGACTCGATCGCGGCGCTGCGCAGTCCGCTTGTCGGCCGCCTACGCGCGCTCGCTGCGGAGTTGTGA
- a CDS encoding methyltransferase domain-containing protein yields the protein MTMTATEPIPGSELAVDRMPGHWLLARMGKRVLRPGGRELTDQLLDALAIDSTDDVVELAPGLGSTTELVLGRNPATYVGVDRDPVSAERVAHVVNGPGRSVVNASAADTGLPEASADVVFGEAYLTMQPASQKAKIMEELARVVRPGGRIGLHEVCFAPDDLDQERCGAIADDLQRTIKVNVTPLSLRGWTELLNEAGFDVDTTVTNPLHLLEPRRLIADEGALGAARFVSRVARDSQARARVLAMRAAMHDNADHLQACVVTATRRSPN from the coding sequence ATGACAATGACAGCGACCGAACCCATTCCCGGCAGCGAACTGGCCGTCGACCGCATGCCCGGCCACTGGCTGCTGGCCCGGATGGGCAAACGGGTGCTGCGCCCTGGAGGAAGAGAGCTGACCGACCAGCTGCTGGATGCACTGGCGATCGACTCAACCGACGATGTCGTCGAGCTGGCGCCTGGGCTGGGCTCGACCACCGAGCTGGTACTCGGCCGCAACCCGGCCACCTACGTGGGGGTCGACCGCGATCCGGTGTCGGCCGAACGGGTCGCCCACGTGGTCAACGGCCCGGGCCGCTCGGTCGTCAACGCCTCGGCCGCCGACACCGGCCTACCCGAAGCCTCCGCCGACGTCGTGTTTGGCGAGGCGTACCTGACGATGCAGCCGGCCTCCCAGAAGGCCAAGATCATGGAGGAGTTGGCTCGTGTGGTGCGCCCCGGCGGTCGCATCGGCCTGCACGAGGTGTGCTTCGCCCCCGACGACCTCGACCAGGAGCGCTGCGGGGCGATCGCCGACGACCTCCAGCGGACAATCAAGGTGAACGTCACGCCGCTGTCGCTGCGCGGCTGGACCGAGCTGTTGAACGAGGCCGGCTTCGATGTGGACACCACCGTCACCAACCCGCTTCACCTGCTCGAGCCACGACGGCTGATCGCCGACGAGGGTGCGCTGGGCGCCGCCCGCTTCGTGAGCCGGGTCGCCCGCGACTCGCAGGCTCGTGCCCGGGTGTTGGCCATGCGTGCCGCGATGCACGACAACGCCGACCATCTCCAAGCGTGCGTGGTGACCGCCACTCGCCGTTCACCCAACTGA
- a CDS encoding carboxymuconolactone decarboxylase family protein, whose protein sequence is MSATPRISPGGRRDVGAVNWAFAQVSGLVTGTTPPNLFLTLGRNRKLFRGWLRFAGRLMPGGRLPRRETELIILRVAHLAGCEYEQAHHRQLAKRAKVTPAEIDGVVEGPAAPCWSDREHALLVAVDELHDRRDLRDDTWDQLRHHLDEPTALEFLMLVGHYEMLATTINTLRVPLDRPRRARGGPGSR, encoded by the coding sequence ATGAGCGCCACCCCGAGGATTTCGCCGGGCGGGCGACGTGATGTCGGCGCCGTCAACTGGGCGTTCGCTCAGGTGTCGGGCCTGGTCACCGGCACCACCCCGCCCAACCTCTTCCTCACCCTGGGCCGCAACCGCAAGCTGTTTCGAGGCTGGCTGCGCTTTGCCGGGCGGCTGATGCCCGGCGGCAGGCTGCCCCGGCGGGAGACCGAGTTGATCATCCTGCGGGTAGCTCACCTGGCCGGCTGCGAGTACGAGCAGGCCCACCACCGGCAGCTGGCCAAGCGGGCCAAGGTGACACCGGCCGAAATCGACGGCGTGGTCGAGGGACCCGCAGCCCCGTGCTGGAGCGACCGCGAGCACGCCCTGCTCGTCGCCGTCGACGAGCTGCACGACCGGCGGGACCTGCGCGACGACACCTGGGACCAGCTGCGCCACCATCTCGACGAGCCGACCGCCCTCGAATTTCTGATGCTGGTCGGCCACTACGAGATGTTGGCCACGACGATCAATACGCTGCGCGTCCCCCTCGACCGGCCCCGACGGGCGCGTGGGGGACCAGGGTCGAGGTGA
- a CDS encoding NAD-binding protein, translating to MKSLAFVLSYLAGPLRRRDRRMVAVLLGTFVVLVVVFAAIFHAVMAQEGQNHSWATAFYWTLVTMTTLGFGDITFTSDLGRIFSVIVLLTGTAFLLILLPFAFIQFVFVPWMNRRDASRAPRSIPASTFGHLVLTRLGPIEDALIRRAKQADVDYVVLVADLTEALRLHDQGYRVMVGSSDVPETHRAARVANAALVSATWPDTTNANIIFTVREISTNVPVVATATKEASVDVLEMAGADQVLRLGQLLGRAMADRTLLPDGRTHVIGQFAGVLIAEARVAGSTLLGQRIADVGLRKRLGVTVIGVWDKGVFAIAVPDTELTATSVLILSASQDQLDAYDRCYGTGSDLQGSVVIIGAGRVGRAAAESFDEADIPYRIIDQQPDRIRNDKYVLGDAADIAVLEAAGIQSATGVLITAHDDDVNIYLAIYCRRLRPDLRIVARANLDRNVSTLYRAGADDVLSYASTGAAAMWNEFRGNDTLVVAEGLDVFRAPVPKPMRGKTLAASGLRSKTGCNVVAIERDGQLVGNPGADVVLRADTSLVLIGDDAARDRLANLDDGWRAILNNRLASLPD from the coding sequence ATGAAGAGCCTGGCGTTCGTTCTGAGCTATCTGGCGGGCCCGCTGCGGCGGCGCGACCGCCGCATGGTGGCGGTCCTGCTCGGCACCTTCGTGGTGCTCGTCGTCGTGTTCGCCGCCATCTTCCACGCCGTGATGGCCCAGGAGGGCCAGAACCACAGCTGGGCCACCGCCTTCTACTGGACGCTCGTCACGATGACGACGCTCGGCTTCGGCGACATCACCTTCACCTCGGACCTCGGCCGGATCTTCTCGGTGATCGTGTTGCTCACCGGCACCGCATTCCTCCTCATCCTGTTGCCGTTTGCGTTCATCCAGTTCGTCTTCGTTCCCTGGATGAACCGGCGCGACGCCAGCCGGGCGCCGCGCTCCATACCGGCGTCCACCTTCGGGCATCTGGTCCTCACCCGGCTGGGCCCCATCGAAGACGCCCTCATCCGCCGAGCCAAACAGGCCGACGTGGACTACGTCGTGCTGGTCGCCGACCTGACCGAGGCGCTCCGCCTGCACGACCAAGGGTACCGGGTGATGGTCGGCAGCAGCGACGTTCCGGAGACCCACCGCGCCGCCAGGGTGGCCAACGCTGCACTGGTGTCGGCGACATGGCCCGACACGACCAACGCCAACATCATCTTCACCGTCCGGGAGATCTCGACCAACGTCCCGGTGGTGGCCACCGCCACCAAGGAGGCGTCGGTCGACGTCCTCGAGATGGCCGGCGCCGATCAGGTGCTCCGGCTCGGTCAACTGCTCGGGCGGGCCATGGCAGATCGGACCCTGTTGCCCGACGGGCGAACGCACGTCATCGGTCAGTTTGCCGGGGTGCTGATCGCCGAGGCCCGGGTTGCCGGGAGCACCCTGCTCGGGCAGCGCATCGCCGATGTCGGGCTGCGCAAACGTCTCGGGGTGACCGTGATCGGCGTCTGGGACAAGGGGGTGTTCGCCATCGCCGTTCCCGACACCGAACTGACCGCCACCTCCGTGCTCATCCTCTCCGCGTCCCAGGACCAACTCGACGCCTACGACCGTTGCTACGGGACCGGATCGGACCTCCAGGGATCGGTGGTGATCATCGGTGCCGGGCGCGTCGGTCGAGCCGCCGCGGAGTCCTTCGACGAGGCCGACATCCCCTACCGGATCATTGACCAGCAGCCCGACCGGATACGCAACGACAAGTACGTCCTCGGCGACGCCGCCGACATCGCCGTGCTCGAGGCCGCCGGCATCCAATCGGCCACCGGGGTGTTGATCACGGCCCACGACGACGACGTCAACATCTACCTGGCGATCTACTGCCGCCGGCTGCGGCCCGACCTGCGGATCGTCGCCCGGGCCAACCTGGACCGCAACGTGTCGACGCTGTACCGGGCCGGTGCCGACGACGTGTTGTCCTATGCCTCGACCGGTGCCGCCGCCATGTGGAACGAGTTCCGAGGCAACGACACGCTGGTTGTCGCCGAGGGGCTCGACGTCTTCCGGGCACCGGTCCCCAAGCCGATGCGCGGCAAGACGCTGGCGGCGAGCGGGCTGCGCTCGAAGACCGGATGCAACGTCGTCGCCATCGAACGCGACGGCCAACTCGTTGGCAACCCGGGTGCCGACGTGGTGCTGAGAGCCGACACCAGCCTGGTGCTGATCGGCGACGACGCCGCCCGGGACCGGCTGGCCAACCTCGACGACGGGTGGCGGGCCATCCTGAACAACCGGCTGGCGAGCCTGCCCGACTGA
- the modA gene encoding molybdate ABC transporter substrate-binding protein encodes MMKQLRRAMLVGIMALGVVACSGDGETDAAPKAEGGDVEGEVLVFAAASLTDAFGDIKTAFEEDNPDAEVQLNFGGSSALREQILSGAPADVFASANESNMADVVDADEVAGEPQIFVTNELQIAVPAGNPGKVKGLDAFANDDLLIGLCAVEVPCGDFAREALEGVGVEPAIDTNEPDVRALLTKIGSDELDAGIVYVTDVTSAGDRVEGIDIPADDNVVAKYPIAQLAGAPNGDGAKSFKEFVLSDEGQQILTGYGFGTP; translated from the coding sequence ATGATGAAGCAACTTCGCAGGGCGATGCTGGTGGGCATCATGGCGTTGGGCGTCGTGGCCTGCAGCGGCGATGGCGAGACCGACGCGGCCCCGAAGGCCGAGGGTGGCGACGTTGAGGGCGAGGTGCTGGTGTTTGCCGCCGCCTCGCTCACCGATGCTTTCGGCGACATCAAGACGGCCTTCGAGGAGGACAACCCGGACGCCGAGGTGCAGCTGAACTTCGGCGGTAGCTCGGCACTGCGCGAGCAGATCCTGTCCGGCGCCCCCGCCGATGTGTTCGCGTCGGCCAACGAGTCCAACATGGCCGACGTCGTCGATGCCGACGAGGTCGCCGGCGAGCCGCAGATCTTCGTGACCAACGAGTTACAGATCGCCGTCCCGGCCGGCAATCCCGGCAAGGTGAAGGGGCTCGACGCCTTTGCCAACGACGACCTGCTGATCGGGCTGTGCGCCGTGGAGGTGCCGTGCGGCGACTTTGCCCGAGAGGCGCTCGAAGGCGTCGGCGTCGAGCCGGCGATCGACACCAACGAGCCCGACGTTCGGGCGTTGCTCACCAAGATCGGCAGCGATGAACTGGACGCCGGCATCGTCTACGTCACCGACGTGACCTCGGCCGGCGACCGGGTCGAGGGCATCGACATCCCCGCCGACGACAACGTCGTCGCCAAGTACCCGATCGCTCAGCTGGCCGGGGCGCCAAACGGGGACGGCGCCAAGTCGTTCAAAGAGTTCGTCCTGTCCGACGAGGGGCAGCAGATCCTGACCGGCTACGGCTTCGGCACCCCCTGA
- a CDS encoding hemerythrin domain-containing protein produces the protein MAITHRDPPVGDLAMCDHCGCRAFPPIAELTAEHVEILAMAWELAEAARTGHPATPGVLDSLLALLDLHVIKEEAGLYPELLEVGALAEDACAALEEEHRVVREALVAGRFDRSEFYELASHIEVEEMELFSAARFNFEEPEWDEMAGVHLAAAAVLAEGAS, from the coding sequence ATGGCCATCACACACCGGGATCCGCCGGTGGGGGACCTGGCCATGTGTGATCACTGCGGCTGTCGTGCGTTCCCTCCGATCGCCGAGCTCACCGCCGAGCACGTGGAGATCCTGGCCATGGCCTGGGAGCTGGCCGAGGCGGCCCGGACGGGTCACCCGGCCACCCCGGGGGTGCTCGACAGCCTGCTGGCGCTGCTCGACCTGCACGTCATCAAAGAGGAGGCCGGGCTCTATCCGGAACTGCTCGAAGTCGGCGCACTGGCCGAGGACGCGTGCGCAGCGCTCGAGGAGGAGCATCGGGTGGTACGGGAGGCGCTGGTCGCCGGCCGGTTCGATCGCAGCGAGTTCTACGAGCTGGCATCGCACATCGAGGTGGAGGAAATGGAGCTGTTCTCGGCCGCCAGGTTCAACTTCGAGGAACCTGAATGGGACGAGATGGCCGGCGTGCACCTTGCCGCCGCCGCAGTGCTGGCCGAAGGAGCGTCGTGA